In one window of Camelina sativa cultivar DH55 chromosome 15, Cs, whole genome shotgun sequence DNA:
- the LOC109124519 gene encoding EG45-like domain containing protein 2 isoform X2, translating into MIKMVVKFVVVVMVFAQILAPIAEAAQGRAVYYNPPYTRSACYGTQRETMVVGVRSNLYQGGRACGRRYRVRCIGATYNFPRACTGRTVDVRVVDFCREPCNGDLNLSRDAFRVIANTDAGNIRVEYTP; encoded by the exons atgataaaaatggTGGTAAAATTTGTGGTAGTGGTGATGGTGTTTGCACAAATCTTAGCTCCAATTGCTGAAGCTGCTCAAGGAAGAGCTGTCTATTACAACCCTCCCTACACTA GGTCTGCGTGTTATGGAACACAACGTGAGACGATGGTGGTTGGAGTCAGGAGTAATCTGTACCAAGGAGGTCGAGCTTGTGGTCGGAGGTACAGGGTTCGATGCATTGGAGCTACATACAACTTCCCTAGGGCATGCACCGGTCGTACCGTTGACGTGAGGGTAGTTGATTTCTGCCGCGAGCCTTGCAACGGTGACCTTAATCTCTCTCGCGATGCTTTCCGGGTTATCGCTAATACTGATGCCGGTAACATCCGCGTCGAGTACACACCGTaa
- the LOC109124519 gene encoding EG45-like domain containing protein 2 isoform X1 has product MIKMVVKFVVVVMVFAQILAPIAEAAQGRAVYYNPPYTRSACYGTQRETMVVGVRSNLYQGGRACGRRYRVRCIGATYNFPRACTGRTVDVRVVDFCREPCNGDLNLSRDAFRVIANTDAGNIRVEYTPI; this is encoded by the exons atgataaaaatggTGGTAAAATTTGTGGTAGTGGTGATGGTGTTTGCACAAATCTTAGCTCCAATTGCTGAAGCTGCTCAAGGAAGAGCTGTCTATTACAACCCTCCCTACACTA GGTCTGCGTGTTATGGAACACAACGTGAGACGATGGTGGTTGGAGTCAGGAGTAATCTGTACCAAGGAGGTCGAGCTTGTGGTCGGAGGTACAGGGTTCGATGCATTGGAGCTACATACAACTTCCCTAGGGCATGCACCGGTCGTACCGTTGACGTGAGGGTAGTTGATTTCTGCCGCGAGCCTTGCAACGGTGACCTTAATCTCTCTCGCGATGCTTTCCGGGTTATCGCTAATACTGATGCCGGTAACATCCGCGTCGAGTACACACC